A stretch of the Dechloromonas sp. TW-R-39-2 genome encodes the following:
- a CDS encoding diguanylate cyclase, translated as MAESLSGIRGLPGVWSQKRLILVFVVALFVVTGLLGFVLGESYLAAERQAETNARNIAGVLEARLGSTVRRIHADLEHLAVVLPRQAMSPDAAASYKESVSRELVLYAARFPEIVGYRVVANTGEVIYASEASFQPGNVSGNTADRDYFQALKNDPALSLVFSGVVNGRISGRNIMIIAVPVRGHSGEFLGLVMAPLDLRHFQQLFDAVDLGPNGVITFRRSDDARLVLRRPIRPDTINQKVQNNPLHLRVESGDPAGIIRFRAALDGVERIYAYQRIGAYPFYVAAGVATTDYLAAWYRTAALAGASALLLALLLLFALLRVMRLEREEAVNAQRLGDSEARYRMLADNSHDVIWTLDIPSLRFTYVSPSVERLRGFTPEEVMAQPLEASLVPESAAQVVGEIAQRVKRIIGGEAAARVVTGELDQVCKNGGVVATEVVSSYLLDADGVPRTILGIARDIGARKAAEQALRDTNQRLHAQIDEIERLQSALQEQAVRDGLTGLYNRRYLDETLEREVSRARREGHPLSLVMLDIDYFKRVNDTYGHQFGDEILKALGAALLLNVRAEDVACRFGGEEFLILLPNMPLEAARGRAESWRQLVEALAIAHGEFTVNFTISLGVSAYPEHGKTPDDLTRCADQALYRAKHSGRNCVVVFGSEVA; from the coding sequence ATGGCAGAGTCTCTCTCTGGTATTCGTGGGTTGCCCGGCGTCTGGTCGCAAAAGCGCCTGATTCTGGTGTTCGTTGTCGCACTCTTCGTGGTGACGGGATTGCTGGGTTTTGTGCTAGGCGAGAGTTATCTGGCCGCTGAGCGACAAGCTGAAACCAATGCCAGGAATATTGCCGGAGTGCTGGAAGCGCGGTTGGGTTCGACGGTACGTCGCATTCATGCCGACCTGGAGCATCTTGCAGTCGTTTTGCCCCGTCAGGCAATGAGTCCGGACGCGGCTGCCTCGTACAAGGAATCTGTCAGTCGGGAACTGGTTTTGTACGCGGCGCGCTTTCCCGAAATTGTCGGATATCGTGTCGTGGCGAATACGGGCGAAGTTATCTACGCCTCTGAGGCCTCGTTTCAGCCGGGGAATGTCTCAGGCAATACGGCGGACAGGGATTATTTTCAGGCGTTGAAAAATGATCCGGCTCTTTCGCTGGTTTTTTCCGGAGTCGTGAATGGGCGAATATCCGGGCGCAATATCATGATCATTGCAGTCCCGGTGCGTGGGCATTCGGGAGAATTTTTGGGCTTGGTCATGGCGCCGCTCGATTTGCGCCATTTCCAGCAACTGTTCGATGCGGTTGATCTTGGACCGAATGGTGTGATCACCTTTCGCCGGAGTGATGATGCGCGCTTGGTGCTGCGTCGTCCGATCCGGCCGGATACGATCAATCAGAAGGTACAAAACAATCCGCTCCATCTGCGTGTTGAAAGCGGAGATCCCGCGGGAATCATTCGTTTTCGGGCGGCGCTTGACGGTGTCGAGCGGATTTATGCTTACCAGCGAATTGGTGCTTACCCGTTCTATGTGGCTGCGGGCGTAGCTACCACCGATTATCTGGCCGCTTGGTACCGGACGGCGGCGCTGGCCGGGGCGTCGGCATTGCTGCTGGCGTTGCTGCTGCTTTTTGCATTGCTTCGCGTGATGCGCCTTGAACGGGAAGAGGCGGTCAATGCGCAGAGGCTGGGTGACAGTGAGGCGCGTTACCGCATGCTGGCTGACAATAGCCATGACGTAATCTGGACGCTGGATATTCCCAGCTTGCGGTTTACGTATGTCAGTCCGTCCGTCGAGCGCTTGCGTGGCTTTACCCCGGAGGAAGTGATGGCGCAGCCGCTTGAAGCCTCGCTTGTGCCGGAAAGTGCGGCTCAGGTCGTCGGCGAGATTGCTCAGCGTGTCAAGCGCATCATCGGGGGCGAGGCTGCGGCACGGGTTGTTACTGGCGAACTGGATCAGGTTTGCAAGAATGGCGGTGTCGTGGCCACGGAGGTTGTGTCCAGCTATTTGCTCGATGCCGATGGTGTGCCGCGGACCATTCTGGGTATTGCTCGTGATATCGGGGCGCGCAAGGCGGCTGAACAAGCATTGCGTGACACTAATCAGCGTCTGCATGCCCAGATCGATGAAATCGAGCGGCTTCAGTCGGCGCTGCAGGAGCAGGCGGTGCGCGACGGCTTGACCGGGCTTTACAACCGCCGCTATCTTGATGAAACGCTCGAGCGTGAAGTTTCACGGGCGCGCCGCGAAGGGCATCCACTTTCCTTGGTCATGCTTGATATTGATTATTTCAAGCGGGTCAATGACACCTATGGACACCAGTTTGGTGATGAAATCCTGAAGGCGCTGGGGGCCGCCTTACTGCTGAATGTTCGGGCGGAGGATGTGGCTTGTCGCTTCGGTGGCGAGGAATTTCTCATCCTGTTACCCAATATGCCGCTTGAAGCGGCTCGTGGCCGGGCTGAGTCCTGGCGCCAGTTGGTCGAAGCGCTGGCGATCGCCCATGGTGAATTTACGGTCAATTTCACCATTTCGCTTGGGGTTTCTGCTTATCCCGAGCATGGCAAGACGCCGGATGACCTGACGCGCTGCGCCGATCAGGCCCTTTATCGGGCCAAACATTCCGGGCGCAACTGCGTTGTCGTCTTTGGTAGCGAAGTCGCCTGA
- a CDS encoding DsbC family protein translates to MFKKLLPLVVAAVFVSAAVADEADIKRSMEAKLGTKVESVSKSGYLGLYEVYADGTIFYTDDKLTAILVGGQLIDAKTMKNVTDERMKKLTAIKFGELPLERAIKQVRGDGKRVLATFEDPNCGYCKRLAKDLLKLENVTVYTFLYPILSEDSVRKSKQIWCSADRAKAWNDWMIDGKAPGSKEDCDTTAVSKNQEFGRKLNITGTPTMFFADGERVPGAMPLPRIEQKLAQTK, encoded by the coding sequence ATGTTTAAAAAGCTGCTGCCGCTCGTTGTTGCGGCTGTTTTCGTTTCAGCAGCCGTTGCTGATGAGGCTGACATCAAGCGTTCCATGGAGGCCAAGCTTGGCACCAAGGTGGAAAGTGTCAGCAAGTCGGGGTATCTCGGTCTCTACGAGGTCTACGCGGATGGCACCATTTTCTATACCGACGACAAGTTGACCGCGATATTGGTCGGTGGGCAACTGATCGATGCCAAGACGATGAAGAACGTCACCGATGAGCGGATGAAAAAGCTGACCGCCATCAAGTTTGGCGAGTTGCCGCTCGAGCGAGCCATCAAGCAGGTTCGCGGGGATGGTAAGCGTGTTCTGGCAACGTTCGAGGATCCGAATTGCGGGTACTGCAAGCGTCTGGCCAAGGATTTGCTGAAGCTGGAGAATGTTACGGTCTACACCTTCCTGTACCCGATTTTGTCGGAAGACTCGGTTCGCAAATCGAAGCAGATCTGGTGTTCGGCAGACCGTGCCAAAGCCTGGAATGACTGGATGATCGATGGCAAGGCGCCGGGTAGCAAGGAAGATTGCGATACGACGGCAGTCAGCAAGAATCAGGAGTTCGGCCGCAAGTTGAACATTACCGGTACGCCGACCATGTTCTTTGCCGATGGTGAGCGGGTCCCCGGTGCCATGCCGCTGCCGCGAATCGAGCAGAAGCTGGCCCAGACAAAGTAA
- a CDS encoding UbiH/UbiF family hydroxylase produces MQQFDLIIVGGGLAGASLAMALRDTRLRIALVEAQPPHASAEWDARIYAISQANVAFLEEIGAWKNLRHDRVAPIKAMHVHGDAGGRLEFSAFDAGLSELGQVLESSGMACEFWENAKRQSNLSLFCPAQPAQLEFRHDAAVLSLRDGTVLSARLVVGADGRDSWVRQAAGLAAVNTPYHDKGLVANFVTEKPHRNIAYQWFRDDGVLAYLPLPGNRISIVWSTPDQKADELLALTPEALCARVAEAGEHVLGRLDCLTPAAAFPLRLMRVPQTVAPRLALVGDAGHGIHPLSGHGINLGFQDARELAALLAAAQPWHDIGNERFLQRYQRARREETVLLQTTTDALWQLFRKAPSFMKPLRNFGMSATNRLPFVKNILVRYAQGIL; encoded by the coding sequence ATGCAACAATTTGATTTGATTATTGTCGGAGGCGGTCTGGCCGGCGCCAGCTTGGCTATGGCGCTGCGTGATACGCGCTTGCGCATTGCCCTGGTCGAGGCCCAGCCTCCCCACGCATCGGCTGAGTGGGATGCGCGGATTTATGCGATTAGCCAGGCAAATGTCGCTTTCCTTGAGGAAATTGGCGCCTGGAAAAACTTGAGGCACGATCGCGTTGCGCCCATCAAAGCCATGCATGTGCATGGTGATGCCGGGGGGCGTCTTGAGTTTTCTGCTTTTGATGCCGGATTGTCTGAGTTGGGCCAGGTTCTCGAATCCTCCGGGATGGCTTGCGAGTTCTGGGAGAATGCCAAGCGCCAGAGCAATCTCAGTCTTTTTTGTCCGGCACAGCCGGCTCAGCTTGAGTTTCGTCACGATGCTGCTGTGCTTTCACTGCGTGACGGCACGGTGCTGTCTGCGCGCCTTGTGGTCGGTGCCGATGGGCGCGACTCATGGGTCAGGCAGGCGGCCGGCCTGGCCGCTGTCAATACGCCGTACCATGACAAAGGTCTGGTGGCCAATTTCGTGACTGAAAAGCCGCATCGCAACATTGCTTATCAATGGTTTCGCGACGATGGTGTTCTAGCGTATCTGCCCTTGCCGGGAAATCGCATTTCAATTGTCTGGTCGACGCCCGATCAAAAGGCGGACGAGCTTCTGGCGTTGACGCCTGAGGCCTTGTGCGCCCGTGTGGCTGAGGCTGGGGAGCATGTGCTCGGGCGACTCGATTGTCTGACGCCGGCTGCTGCCTTCCCGTTGCGTTTGATGCGTGTGCCTCAAACCGTGGCGCCGCGTCTGGCTTTGGTGGGCGATGCCGGGCATGGGATTCATCCGCTGTCCGGGCATGGAATCAATCTGGGTTTTCAGGATGCGCGTGAGTTGGCTGCCTTGCTTGCCGCTGCGCAACCGTGGCACGACATCGGGAATGAGCGTTTTCTGCAGCGCTATCAGCGTGCCCGTCGTGAAGAAACGGTATTGTTGCAGACGACTACCGATGCGCTTTGGCAGCTTTTTCGAAAGGCGCCGTCATTCATGAAGCCGCTGCGTAATTTTGGCATGAGTGCGACCAATCGCCTGCCGTTCGTAAAAAATATCCTGGTCCGTTACGCCCAGGGAATCCTCTAG
- a CDS encoding HU family DNA-binding protein, producing the protein MNKSELVEVAAKEAGITKAAAEKVLAAVIGAVVSTVTKGESVTLVGFGTFKSAKRAARTGKNPKTGATLKIPATTVPKFTAGTAFKASVAAKKTAAKKK; encoded by the coding sequence ATGAATAAATCCGAGCTGGTCGAAGTTGCTGCAAAAGAAGCTGGTATTACCAAGGCTGCTGCCGAGAAGGTTCTGGCGGCAGTGATCGGGGCGGTGGTTAGCACAGTCACCAAAGGCGAATCTGTAACGCTCGTTGGTTTCGGTACCTTCAAGTCCGCGAAGCGCGCTGCGCGCACCGGCAAAAACCCAAAGACTGGTGCAACGCTGAAAATTCCGGCAACGACTGTGCCGAAATTTACGGCAGGTACGGCATTCAAGGCATCTGTTGCGGCCAAGAAAACTGCTGCCAAGAAAAAATAA
- a CDS encoding NapC/NirT family cytochrome c, translating into MPAWVQRIGLVTVLGLFIAGIVFWGGFNWALESTNKESFCISCHEMEENVFREYQNTIHYTNRTGVRATCPDCHVPKEWGPKMIRKIQASNEVLHKILGTIDTPEKFNAKRGQLAQNEWKRMKANDSQECRNCHRYDYMDYTEQGNRAARMHPQAFVDGKTCIDCHKGIAHQLPQIDQHIGKQNEGGVEISHGEKPAEAAEKK; encoded by the coding sequence ATGCCCGCTTGGGTGCAACGCATTGGCCTGGTGACTGTCCTGGGTCTGTTCATTGCCGGTATTGTCTTCTGGGGCGGCTTTAACTGGGCGCTTGAGTCGACCAACAAGGAATCTTTCTGTATTTCGTGTCACGAGATGGAAGAAAATGTCTTCCGCGAATACCAGAATACGATTCACTACACCAATCGTACCGGTGTTCGTGCAACCTGCCCGGATTGCCACGTGCCGAAGGAGTGGGGGCCGAAGATGATTCGCAAGATTCAGGCTTCCAATGAGGTTTTGCACAAGATTCTCGGAACGATTGATACGCCGGAAAAGTTCAATGCCAAGCGCGGTCAGCTGGCTCAGAACGAGTGGAAGCGCATGAAGGCAAACGACTCGCAGGAATGTCGTAACTGCCACCGCTACGATTACATGGATTACACCGAACAGGGTAACCGTGCTGCTCGTATGCACCCGCAGGCGTTTGTCGATGGCAAGACCTGTATCGATTGCCACAAGGGTATCGCTCACCAGTTGCCGCAGATCGATCAGCATATCGGCAAGCAGAATGAAGGTGGGGTTGAAATCTCCCACGGTGAGAAACCGGCAGAAGCTGCCGAGAAAAAATAA
- a CDS encoding nitrate reductase cytochrome c-type subunit → MRFIPALALAATLLLSGAGGVVAQEKLVNEIGNVTIEGNSKVDMFRPEKDQEAIQRNFQKQPPLIPHSVKGYNITQNFNKCMDCHSKERAEETGATKVAKSHYLDREDKKQPNISPRRYFCMQCHVPQFDAKPLVTNTYKPAAKKGE, encoded by the coding sequence ATGAGATTTATTCCAGCTCTGGCCCTCGCTGCGACGCTGCTCCTCTCCGGAGCGGGGGGCGTTGTGGCGCAGGAAAAACTGGTCAATGAAATTGGCAACGTGACAATCGAAGGCAACTCCAAGGTTGACATGTTCCGTCCTGAGAAAGATCAGGAAGCGATTCAGCGTAATTTTCAAAAGCAACCGCCGCTGATTCCGCATAGCGTCAAGGGCTATAACATTACCCAGAACTTCAACAAGTGCATGGACTGCCATTCCAAGGAACGGGCCGAGGAAACCGGCGCGACCAAGGTTGCCAAGTCGCACTATCTGGATCGTGAAGACAAGAAGCAGCCGAACATCTCGCCGCGTCGTTATTTCTGCATGCAGTGTCATGTACCGCAGTTCGATGCCAAGCCGCTTGTGACGAATACCTATAAACCGGCTGCCAAGAAGGGGGAATGA
- the napA gene encoding nitrate reductase catalytic subunit NapA: protein MKLNRRDFIKANAAAAAISAAGLTASTAAEAAGKDDIRWDKAPCRFCGTGCSVLVGTQDGRVVATQGDPEAPVNRGLNCIKGYFLSKIMYGSDRLKTPMLRMKDGKFDKNGDFAPISWKQAFDIMEEKAKATLKAKGPNGLAMFGSGQWTVWEGYAASKLMKAGFRTNNLDPNARHCMASAVAGFMRTFGIDEPMGCYDDIEHADAFVLWGSNMAEMHPILWTRITDRKLSNKGVKVAVLSTFEHRSYELADIPMIFTPQTDLAILNYIANYIIQNGKVNQAFIDKNVNFKKSATDIGYGLRPTHALEKDATSNGYPGADGKPKGDTGKSEGISFEDYKKFVADYTVEKVSKLSGVSQKDLKALAELYADPKVKVVSFWTMGFNQHTRGTWANNLVYNIHLLTGKISEPGNSPFSLTGQPSACGTAREVGTFSHRLPADMVVTNPEHRKHTEELWGLPEGTIPDKIGFHAVAMARALKDGKVNFYWQQCNNNMQAGPNINEELYPGWRKPENFIVVSDPYPTVSAMAADLILPTAMWVEKEGAFGNAERRTQFWRQQVKAPGEARSDLWQLMEFSKRFKMEEVWPEELLAKAPKLKGKTMFDALYANGVVNKFKASETQPGFDNDEAKHFGFYPQKGLFEEYAAFGRGHGHDLAPFETYHQARGLRWPVVGGKETLWRFREGYDPYVKKGEGVKFYGHKDGKAVVFALPYQPPAESPDKEFDLWMSTGRVLEHWHTGTMTRRVPELYKAFPDAVVFMHPDDAKARGLQRGMEVKVASRRGEIQLRVETRGRNKPPRGLVFIPFFDAGRLVNKLTLDATCPISKETDYKKCAVKVTRA, encoded by the coding sequence GTGAAGCTCAATCGACGGGATTTCATCAAGGCCAATGCAGCTGCAGCGGCAATTTCAGCGGCCGGTCTGACCGCATCAACGGCAGCCGAGGCAGCCGGCAAGGACGATATTCGCTGGGACAAGGCGCCGTGCCGTTTCTGCGGCACCGGTTGCAGCGTGCTGGTCGGTACCCAGGACGGCCGCGTGGTGGCCACCCAGGGCGACCCGGAAGCGCCGGTCAATCGTGGTCTTAACTGCATCAAGGGTTACTTCCTTTCGAAGATCATGTACGGCAGCGATCGTCTGAAGACGCCAATGCTGCGCATGAAGGATGGCAAGTTCGACAAGAACGGCGACTTCGCACCGATTTCCTGGAAACAGGCTTTCGACATCATGGAAGAGAAGGCCAAGGCAACGCTCAAGGCCAAAGGGCCGAACGGCCTGGCGATGTTCGGTTCCGGCCAATGGACGGTGTGGGAAGGTTATGCTGCCTCCAAGCTGATGAAGGCCGGTTTCCGTACCAACAATCTTGATCCCAATGCACGTCACTGCATGGCCTCGGCCGTGGCCGGCTTCATGCGTACCTTCGGTATTGATGAGCCGATGGGTTGCTACGATGACATCGAGCATGCCGATGCCTTCGTGCTGTGGGGCTCCAACATGGCGGAAATGCATCCGATCCTGTGGACCCGCATCACCGACCGCAAGCTGTCGAACAAGGGGGTCAAGGTTGCCGTGTTGTCGACCTTCGAGCATCGCTCTTACGAGCTGGCCGACATCCCGATGATCTTCACGCCGCAGACCGATCTGGCGATTCTGAACTACATCGCCAACTACATCATCCAGAACGGCAAGGTTAACCAGGCATTCATCGACAAGAACGTCAATTTCAAGAAGAGTGCGACCGATATCGGCTACGGCCTGCGTCCGACGCATGCGCTTGAAAAGGATGCGACGAGCAACGGTTACCCCGGCGCGGATGGCAAGCCCAAGGGCGATACCGGCAAGTCCGAGGGGATTTCCTTCGAAGACTACAAGAAATTCGTTGCCGACTACACCGTCGAGAAGGTTTCCAAGTTGTCCGGTGTTTCCCAGAAAGACCTGAAAGCACTGGCCGAACTGTATGCCGACCCGAAGGTCAAGGTCGTTTCCTTCTGGACGATGGGCTTCAACCAGCACACCCGTGGTACCTGGGCCAACAATCTGGTCTATAACATCCACCTCCTGACTGGCAAGATTTCCGAGCCGGGTAACAGCCCGTTCTCGCTGACCGGCCAGCCGTCCGCCTGTGGCACAGCACGTGAAGTGGGTACTTTCTCGCATCGCCTGCCGGCCGACATGGTTGTGACCAACCCGGAACACCGCAAGCATACGGAAGAGCTGTGGGGCTTGCCGGAAGGCACCATCCCGGACAAGATCGGCTTCCATGCCGTGGCCATGGCGCGTGCGCTCAAGGATGGCAAGGTCAATTTCTACTGGCAGCAGTGCAACAACAACATGCAGGCTGGCCCGAACATTAATGAAGAACTTTATCCGGGGTGGCGCAAACCGGAAAACTTCATCGTTGTTTCCGACCCGTATCCGACCGTTTCAGCCATGGCTGCCGACCTTATCCTGCCGACCGCCATGTGGGTCGAGAAGGAGGGTGCTTTCGGTAACGCCGAGCGTCGTACCCAATTCTGGCGCCAGCAGGTCAAGGCTCCAGGTGAAGCCCGTTCTGACCTGTGGCAGCTGATGGAGTTTTCCAAGCGCTTCAAGATGGAAGAAGTCTGGCCGGAAGAGTTGCTGGCCAAGGCGCCGAAGCTCAAGGGCAAGACGATGTTCGATGCGCTTTACGCCAATGGCGTGGTCAACAAGTTCAAGGCGAGCGAAACCCAGCCGGGCTTCGATAACGATGAGGCCAAGCACTTCGGCTTCTACCCGCAAAAGGGCTTGTTCGAGGAGTACGCTGCATTCGGTCGCGGTCATGGTCATGACTTGGCTCCGTTTGAAACCTATCACCAAGCTCGCGGTCTGCGCTGGCCGGTCGTCGGTGGCAAGGAAACGCTGTGGCGTTTCCGCGAGGGCTACGACCCGTATGTCAAGAAGGGTGAAGGCGTCAAGTTCTACGGCCACAAGGACGGCAAGGCAGTCGTTTTCGCGCTGCCTTACCAGCCGCCAGCCGAGTCGCCGGACAAGGAATTCGATCTGTGGATGTCTACCGGACGCGTTCTCGAACACTGGCATACCGGTACGATGACCCGTCGCGTTCCCGAGTTGTACAAGGCCTTCCCGGATGCCGTGGTCTTCATGCATCCGGATGATGCCAAGGCACGTGGCTTGCAGCGTGGTATGGAAGTCAAGGTTGCTTCGCGTCGTGGAGAAATCCAGTTGCGCGTTGAAACGCGTGGTCGTAACAAGCCGCCGCGTGGTCTTGTCTTCATCCCGTTCTTTGATGCCGGGCGTCTGGTCAACAAGCTGACTCTGGATGCAACTTGTCCGATTTCGAAAGAAACCGACTACAAGAAATGCGCCGTCAAGGTCACCAGGGCCTGA
- a CDS encoding chaperone NapD: protein MNISSAIVHISHAQLEEACAILTGMPGVEIHARSPEGKVVVTLEDHDTNSAADNYVALHRIPGVLAVAMVYQYSDDESVTEEVEA from the coding sequence ATGAATATTTCCAGTGCCATCGTGCACATTTCACATGCACAGCTTGAAGAAGCCTGCGCCATTTTGACCGGCATGCCCGGCGTGGAAATCCACGCCCGCAGTCCGGAGGGCAAGGTTGTTGTCACGCTTGAAGATCACGATACCAATTCGGCGGCCGACAACTACGTGGCCTTGCACCGTATTCCTGGCGTTCTGGCAGTGGCCATGGTTTATCAATATAGCGACGACGAGTCAGTTACTGAGGAGGTAGAGGCGTGA